One region of Oxalobacteraceae bacterium OTU3CAMAD1 genomic DNA includes:
- the motB gene encoding flagellar motor protein MotB: MAEEGLRPIIVKRIKKGGGGHHGGAWKIAYADFVTAMMAFFLLMWLLGSTSKGDLKGISDYFKTPLKVAMQGGSGSGDSSSVIPGGGKDLTRKDGQVAASSDPSAQKKVNINAARAAVEAEDAQRLKSLKDKIEAAIETNPVLVKYKNQLLLDITTEGLRIQIVDEQNRPMFALAKADLQSYTKEILHEIGFVLNDVPNRIGLSGHTDSTPYMSESGYSNWELSADRANASRRELIVGGMADAKVLRVVGLASAANLDKADPFNPINRRISILVMNKRTEESVIRDGGRQIEVGAEEDAAAALAAPPAAAAAPPGPPVRK; encoded by the coding sequence ATGGCTGAAGAAGGCTTACGGCCAATTATCGTCAAGCGCATCAAGAAGGGCGGCGGCGGCCACCATGGCGGCGCGTGGAAGATCGCGTATGCCGACTTCGTGACGGCGATGATGGCGTTCTTCCTGCTGATGTGGCTGCTCGGTTCGACCTCCAAGGGCGACTTGAAAGGGATCTCGGATTACTTCAAGACGCCGCTGAAGGTGGCCATGCAGGGCGGCTCGGGCAGCGGCGACAGTTCGTCGGTGATTCCCGGCGGCGGCAAGGACCTGACCCGCAAGGACGGCCAGGTCGCGGCCAGCAGCGACCCGAGCGCGCAGAAGAAGGTCAACATCAACGCCGCGCGCGCCGCCGTCGAGGCCGAGGATGCGCAGCGCCTGAAGTCGCTGAAGGACAAGATCGAGGCCGCGATTGAAACCAATCCGGTGCTGGTCAAGTACAAGAACCAGCTGCTGCTCGATATCACGACCGAGGGCTTGCGGATCCAGATCGTCGACGAGCAGAACCGTCCGATGTTCGCGCTGGCCAAGGCCGATTTGCAGTCGTACACCAAAGAGATTTTGCACGAAATCGGTTTTGTGCTGAACGATGTGCCGAACCGCATCGGCCTGTCGGGCCATACCGATTCGACGCCGTACATGAGCGAGAGCGGCTACAGCAACTGGGAATTGTCGGCCGACCGCGCCAACGCCTCGCGGCGCGAACTGATCGTCGGCGGCATGGCCGACGCCAAGGTGCTGCGGGTGGTGGGGCTGGCCTCGGCCGCCAATCTGGACAAGGCCGATCCGTTCAATCCGATCAACCGCCGCATCAGCATCCTGGTGATGAACAAGCGGACCGAGGAGAGCGTGATCCGCGACGGCGGCCGCCAGATCGAGGTCGGCGCCGAGGAGGACGCGGCGGCGGCCTTGGCGGCGCCACCGGCCGCGGCGGCAGCGCCGCCGGGGCCGCCGGTCCGCAAATAG
- a CDS encoding chemotaxis protein, giving the protein MTRKKILGSHVKRLLSGVSDHGRKHLTEVETDLIQTRLLLEEAIEKLSFNFMAIHQTVEAEQATIQLLLDGGIASPEQRAQLQALQGQVGGYVNAAITSMQFQDMTSQLIDRTLKRVTGLREFLGTLGAHGAEMLPESDNEEIVALLGKVSMALAIQSLELRSVLRKAVSQQHLESGDIELF; this is encoded by the coding sequence ATGACGAGAAAAAAAATCCTTGGGTCGCATGTAAAACGCCTGCTGTCGGGCGTGTCTGACCACGGGCGCAAGCATTTGACCGAGGTCGAGACCGATCTCATCCAGACCCGGCTGCTGCTGGAGGAGGCCATCGAGAAGCTGTCGTTCAACTTCATGGCCATCCACCAGACGGTGGAGGCCGAGCAGGCCACGATCCAACTGCTGCTCGACGGCGGCATCGCCTCGCCCGAGCAGCGCGCGCAGCTGCAGGCGCTGCAGGGGCAGGTGGGCGGCTATGTCAACGCCGCCATCACCAGCATGCAGTTCCAGGACATGACGAGCCAGCTGATCGACCGCACGCTCAAGCGCGTCACCGGCCTGCGCGAGTTCCTCGGCACCTTGGGCGCGCATGGCGCCGAGATGCTGCCCGAGAGCGACAACGAGGAGATCGTCGCCCTGCTGGGCAAGGTCAGCATGGCGCTGGCGATACAGAGTTTGGAACTGCGCAGCGTGTTGCGCAAGGCGGTAAGTCAGCAACACCTGGAGAGCGGCGACATCGAATTGTTTTAA
- a CDS encoding response regulator, with translation MAKTILAVDDSSSLRQMVAFSLKAAGYLVVEAVDGQDGLEKAKLQSVDLVLTDQNMPRMDGLQLIALLRELPTYAKTPILMLTTESSDEMKAKGRAAGANGWLVKPFDPQRLIEVVKKVIG, from the coding sequence ATGGCCAAGACAATACTTGCAGTTGATGATTCCAGTTCCCTGCGCCAGATGGTGGCCTTCAGCCTGAAGGCCGCCGGTTATCTGGTGGTGGAGGCGGTTGACGGCCAGGACGGCCTGGAAAAAGCCAAGCTGCAAAGCGTCGACCTGGTGCTGACCGACCAGAACATGCCGCGCATGGACGGCCTGCAGCTGATCGCGCTGCTGCGCGAACTGCCGACCTACGCCAAGACCCCGATCCTGATGCTGACCACCGAGTCGTCCGACGAGATGAAGGCCAAGGGCCGCGCGGCCGGCGCCAACGGCTGGCTGGTCAAACCGTTCGATCCGCAGCGCCTCATCGAGGTAGTGAAGAAGGTCATCGGCTGA